The proteins below come from a single Aegilops tauschii subsp. strangulata cultivar AL8/78 chromosome 6, Aet v6.0, whole genome shotgun sequence genomic window:
- the LOC109772382 gene encoding uncharacterized protein, whose product MSSLGYTSASSDSDDDVFEQFGIPVATQTLPTPQLQALRIRDHILVTLDCEKENYGIWSRQFLTALSKFGLRDHIDGSPAQGTSDWALNDFAIVSWYDATVTASTLAIVEPRNATAISLWRAIRSVFRDNRDTRAIYLCDEFHGFNQGDLSVVEYTSKMKEMADMLGDLASRVRDRDLVHNVLRGLNEQVQHAVPHVTRV is encoded by the coding sequence ATGAGCTCGCTCGGCTACACCTCCGCCTCCTCGGACTCCGACGACGATGTCTTCGAACAGTTCGGCATCCCCGTCGCAACTCAAACCCTTCCCACCCCGCAGCTGCAGGCTCTCCGCATCCGTGACCACATCCTCGTCACGTTGGATTGTGAGAAGGAGAACTACGGCATCTGGAGCCGCCAATTCCTCACCGCCCTCTCCAAGTTCGGGCTTCGGGATCACATTGACGGCTCCCCCGCCCAGGGCACCTCTGACTGGGCGCTCAACGACTTCGCCATCGTCTCGTGGTACGACGCAACGGTCACGGCCTCCACTCTGGCGATCGTGGAGCCGCGCAACGCCACCGCCATCTCTCTTTGGCGCGCCATCCGCAGCGTCTTCCGCGACAATCGCGACACGCGCGCCATCTACCTCTGCGACGAGTTTCACGGCTTCAATCAAGGCGACCTCTCTGTCGTCGAGTACACCTCCAAGATGAAGGAGATGGCCGACATGCTTGGCGACCTTGCCTCTCGCGTCCGTGATCGCGACCTCGTCCACAACGTCCTCCGCGGCCTCAACGAGCAGGTGCAGCACGCCGTCCCGCACGTGACGCGCGTGtga
- the LOC109772387 gene encoding pathogenesis-related protein PR-1 encodes MAPSSSSTCTRAQLAIALIAAALCNAALLVVVDAGYPRGGDYRAQFLFQQNAARAAMGLPALRWDERVAAYARSYAESRRGDCALVHSSGPYGENLFWGSGTGWAPAQAVGAWLAERPRYDYWSNRCSGGMCGHYTQIVWRGSTRVGCAMVECYAGRGTFITCNYDPPGNYVGMRPY; translated from the coding sequence atggccccctcctcctcctccacttgTACCCGAGCCCAGCTGGCCatcgccctcatcgccgccgcgCTGTGCAATGCGGCCCTCCTCGTCGTGGTCGACGCCGGCTACCCCCGCGGCGGGGACTACCGGGCGCAGTTCCTGTTCCAGCAGAACGCGGCGCGGGCGGCGATGGGGCTGCCGGCGCTGAGGTGGGACGAGCGGGTGGCGGCGTACGCGCGGTCGTACGCCGAGTCGCGGCGCGGGGACTGCGCGCTGGTGCACTCGTCCGGGCCCTACGGCGAGAACCTCTTCTGGGGCAGCGGCACGGGCTGGGCGCCGGCGCAGGCCGTGGGGGCGTGGCTGGCGGAGCGGCCCCGGTACGACTACTGGAGCAACCGCTGCAGCGGCGGCATGTGCGGGCACTACACGCAGATCGTGTGGCGCGGCAGCACCCGCGTGGGGTGCGCCATGGTCGAGTGCTACGCCGGCCGCGGCACCTTCATCACCTGCAACTACGACCCGCCCGGCAACTACGTCGGCATGCGCCCATACTGA